The genomic segment TCCAAGGACGTTGGACACCGCCGCGCAGCGACGGCTCGGGCCGCGACCGCGCCAATGCCCGTAAGGCACTCGATCTGTTCGCGCAGGCCGGCTGGCGCATTCAGGATGGCGCGCTGAAACGCGCCGGGCGTCCCTTCATTTTCGAAATCATGGTCACGGATCGCAACCAGGAGCGGTTGTCGCTGAATTTCGCGCAGTCGTTGCAGCGCATCGGCGTCGACACGCACGTGCGCTACGTTGATGAAGTGCAATACCAGCGGCGGCGGCAGAAGTTTGATTTCGACATGATGATCGGCACCTGGACGGCGTCGAACTCGCCAGGCAATGAACAGCGCAACCGCTGGTCGTCGGCGAGCGCCAAAATGGAATCGTCCTTCAATCTCGCCGGCGCCTCGCAACCGGCACTCGACGAACTGATCAACAAAATTCTGTCCGCCAAGAGCAAGACGGATTTCGTTACCGCCGTGCGCGCCTTCGACCGCGTGCTCTTGTCAGGCTTCTACATCATTCCGCTCTACCATTCGCCCAATCAGTGGATCGTGCATGCGCGCGACATCATCTATCCCGAGCACCTGCCGAAATTCGCTTCGCCGCTCTTTGGCGCAACCCTCGACAGCTGGTGGAGGCCCGGCGCATGATTTCAACTCCCGGCGCCGCCTCACACCCGGTCGCTGATGCGCTGGTCGGCTTCGACTTCACCAAACTGGTGGCCAGCGCGGCGAAGCTGCGGCCGGATCGGCCAGCGCTCTGCGACAGCGCCTTGCCGAGCGGCCTGGGACTGACTTTCGCCCAGTTGGAACGCGCAGTGCTGCATAGCGCCGCCTTATGGCGCGACCTCGGTGTACCGCAGGATGCACGCGTGCTGATCGTCGCTGGCGCGCGGGTCGCGCCTGTGGTCGCCATGCTCGGCGCCTTGCACGTCGGGCTCGATGTGGTGCTGGCGTCCGCGCATCTGACGGCGAGCGAGTTCGTTGACATCGCCGAGGCGACGGGCGCGGTGGCGCTTTGCGGCGAGGCGGCCAACGGCGGCATCGATATCGCCGACGCCCTTTTCTCCGCCGCTGCCCTGTCGACACAGGTCCGTTATGTGGCGATGCTGACAGACACGCCAGTCGACGGCGCCGCGACGATCGATATCAAGACGTTGCGCGATCAGCCGGTGGACAGGCCGATGCCGATGGTGGCGCGCAAAGGTGCGATCCTCACGGTCGCGCCCGACGGTCAGGTGATCAGTCATTCGCAGCATGCGCTGATGGCGGCCACGGTGGACTTTATTGCTGAAGCCCGCATCGGCATGCGCCAGCCTGTCATCTCCACCCTTTCGGTGGCGTCCTTCGCCGGCCTCGTGGCGGGGCCGTTGGCCGGCTTCATGTCCGGCGCGCAGGCCTTTTTGCACGGTCCGTTCGAGAGCAAAGGTTTTCGCGAACTCCTGTCTTTTGGGCGACAGGCCAATGTGGTCATTCCCGCCGCCGTTGCGCAGGCAATCATCGATGCCGGGCTGGTCGCCGGGCCGGAGATCGGCGCTCTCATCCCATTGATGCGGTGCAACGAGAACCAGCACGCTGAAGAGGCTTGCGGACCATCCCTGCAACTTCCACGCGATTGCAGCCTCTCTATCATTGACATTTTTGCCTTTGGCGAAAGCTCCCTCGCCACAAAGCGGCGTGCCAGCGAGGCTTCAGCGCTCGTGCCACCCGCAACTGGCCGGCCGGTGCTCAAGCCGCTGTCTTTTTCCTCCCCTCAATCACGGCGCGCAGGCGCCATCTGAGATTTTGCCAAGCCGAAGTCCTTCCCATATTGTGCGGGCACGGTGCGGACCGCGCTCAAGCAAATCGCGTTTTGGTGGAAACGCAATTTGCTCTCATTTTTTGACGCGTCTTTGTGGCGTTTGACTGCGGTCAAACTGCAAAACGCTATCGCGATGAAAGGCAAATCATGACGTCAGCAAACGGAACAGGTGACGATCGCAAATCCGTCACCATCGACGTCGTCGCCGACGTCGTCTGCCCCTGGTGTTTTGTCGGTCGCAAACGGCTGGAAGAAGCCTTGGAACTGGCCGCCGATATCAACGCCGACGTGCGTTGGCGACCCTATCAGCTCGATGCGACGATTCCGAAAGGCGGCATCAGCCGCAAGGAATACATGGAGCGCAAGTTCGGCCCCGATCGCGCCACGAGCATGCATGAACGGCTTGAAGAGGTCGGCTACGAGGTTGGCATTCCCTTCGCCTTCGACAAGATCGAGCGCTCGCCCAACACGCTCGATGCGCATCGCCTGCTGCATTGGGCCCAGACCGCCGGCACCCAGGATGCCGTCGATGAGGAATTGTTTCGGCTCTATTTCGTTGAGGGCAAGGACATCGGCGATCCCGAAGTTCTCGCCGATATCGCAGCCAAGCACGGTCTCGACCGCGAGGTGGTAAAACGCCTCTTGGCCGGCAATGCCGACGAAGCGGAAGTGCAAGGCGAGATCGATGCCGCCCAGCGCATCGGTGTCACCGGCGTACCGTTCTTCATCTTCAACGGCCGGCTCGCTGTTTCCGGCGCGCAGCCCGCCGACGTGCTGCTGTCGGCCATGCGCCAGGCGGTGGAAGAGCCAGCCGTCGAATAGAGTACCAAGCGGCGGACGTTCCGCCGCTTGCTCCTACGCTGCCTTTTTGCCCTTTTCCGCGATCGCCACGAGGGTGCGCATGATGAGCCGCGTGCCCTCAAGCCGCTCGCTGGCATTGTCGAAATCGCGCATGAAGACGATGCGCATGTCGGGCCGCACTTTCGCCTCCGACCCCTGCTCCGCGACATAGCGCACCAATCCTTGCGGATTGGAGAAGGAATTGTCGCGGAAGGCGATGATAACGCCCTTCGGGCCGGCGTCGACCTTCTCGACATGAGCGCGTCGGCATAGGGTCTTGATCGAAATCAGCTTCATCAGCTGCTCGACCTCTTCCGGCAGCGGACCGAAGCGATCGATCATCTCGGCCGCGAAGGTCTCGATTTCCTCTTCGGTCTCGAGCCCGGTCAGACGGCGATAGATGCCAAGGCGCAGGGTGAGATCGGCGATGTAATGTTCCGGGATCGTGACCGGCGTGCCCATGCTGATGGTCGGCGACCAGGCTTCCTCGACCGGCGCTTCGATGCCGGCCTTGAGCGCGACGACCGCTTCTTCCAGCATCTGCTGATAGAGTTCGTAGCCGACTTCCTTGATATGACCCGACTGTTCGTCGCCAAGCAGATTGCCGGCACCGCGAATGTCGAGATCGTGGCTGGCGAGCTGGAAACCGGCGCCGAGTGTGTCGAGCGATTGCAGCACTTTCAGTCGCCGCTCCGCCTGCACGGTCATGGTGCGGCGGGCCGGCACGGTGAACAGCGCATAGGCGCGGGTTTTCGAGCGGCCGACACGGCCACGCAGCTGATAGAGCTGGCCCAGGCCGAACATGTCGGCGCGGTGGACGATGAGCGTATTGGCTGTGGGAATATCCAGCCCGGATTCAACGATCGCCGTCGAAACCAGGATGTCGTATTTGCCGTCGTAGAAAGCCGACATCCGCTCTTCCAGATCGGTCGCCGCCATCTGACCGTGGGCGATGACGAATTTAGCTTCCGGCACATGCTGGCGCAGGAAGGCGGCCGCCTCGTCCAAGTCTTCGATGCGCGGGCAGACATAGAAGGACTGACCGCCGCGATAACGTTCGCGCAGCAGCGCCTCGCGCACGATCAATTCGTCGAACGGCGTGACGAAAGTGCGCACCGCCAGACGATCGACCGGCGGCGAGGCGATGATGGAGAGTTCGCGCACGCCCGTCAGCGCCAGCTGCAGAGTACGAGGGATCGGCGTTGCCGAGAGGGTCAGCACATGCACCTCGGCACGCATCGTCTTCAACCGTTCCTTATGGTTGACGCCGAAATGCTGCTCCTCATCGACGATGACGAGGCCGAGATCGCTGAACGACACAGTCTTGCCGAGCACCGCATGGGTGCCGACGACGATTTCCACCGTGCCGTCGGCAAGCCCCTGCTTGGCCACGCGCTGATCGGCGGTAGAGACCATGCGCGACAATTGCGCCACTTTGACCGGTAGACCAGCAAAGCGCTGGCTGAAGTTGCGATAATGCTGGCGCGCCAGCAGGGTTGTCGGCACGACGACCGCCACCTGCTTGCCATTGATCGCCGCGGTGAAGGCGGCGCGCAACGCCACTTCCGTCTTGCCGAAACCGACGTCGCCGCAGACGAGGCGATCCATCGGCCGACCGCGCGCCAAATCTTCCAGCACCGCGTCGATGGTGTTCTGCTGGTCCTCGGTCTCGTCATAAGGAAAGCGGGCACAGAATTCGTCGTAAACGCCTTCCGGCGGCGCCAGCTTCGGCGCCTCTTGCAACATACGCTGGGCGGCAATGCGGATCAGTTCGTGCGCGATCTCGCGGATGCGCTTCTTCATCCGCGCCTTGCGCGTCTGCCAACCGGCGCCACCGAGCTTGTCGAGCTGAACGTCGGTGCCCTCGGAGCCGTAGCGCGACAGCAATTCGAGGTTCTCGACAGGCAGGAACAGTTTATCGCCGCCAGCGTAATGCAGTTCGAGGCAATCATGCGGGACGCCCACCGCCTCGATCACCTTGAGGCCATGGAAGCGCGCGATGCCGTGATCGACGTGGACGACGAGATCGCCCGGCGTCAGCGCCGCGACCTCGGTGAGGAAATCCTGCGCCCGCTTGGTTCTGCGGCGGTTGCGCACGAGCCGGTCGCCGAGAACATCCTGTTCGCCGACAACGGCGATGTCGCCGGCCTCGAAACCAGCCTCAAGACCAATCACGGCCAAGGCCACGCGTTCGCGCGGCAACGCCAAGGCTTGAACGAGATTGCCGACGACGTCAGTGGCCTTCAGGCCATGTTCGGCAAGAACGCCGGAGAGACGCTCGCGCGAGCCGTCCGACCAGGCCGCGACAATAACGCGACGGCCCTGCCCTTGCAGCTCGCGAATAT from the Beijerinckia sp. 28-YEA-48 genome contains:
- a CDS encoding DsbA family oxidoreductase — its product is MTSANGTGDDRKSVTIDVVADVVCPWCFVGRKRLEEALELAADINADVRWRPYQLDATIPKGGISRKEYMERKFGPDRATSMHERLEEVGYEVGIPFAFDKIERSPNTLDAHRLLHWAQTAGTQDAVDEELFRLYFVEGKDIGDPEVLADIAAKHGLDREVVKRLLAGNADEAEVQGEIDAAQRIGVTGVPFFIFNGRLAVSGAQPADVLLSAMRQAVEEPAVE
- a CDS encoding AMP-binding protein → MISTPGAASHPVADALVGFDFTKLVASAAKLRPDRPALCDSALPSGLGLTFAQLERAVLHSAALWRDLGVPQDARVLIVAGARVAPVVAMLGALHVGLDVVLASAHLTASEFVDIAEATGAVALCGEAANGGIDIADALFSAAALSTQVRYVAMLTDTPVDGAATIDIKTLRDQPVDRPMPMVARKGAILTVAPDGQVISHSQHALMAATVDFIAEARIGMRQPVISTLSVASFAGLVAGPLAGFMSGAQAFLHGPFESKGFRELLSFGRQANVVIPAAVAQAIIDAGLVAGPEIGALIPLMRCNENQHAEEACGPSLQLPRDCSLSIIDIFAFGESSLATKRRASEASALVPPATGRPVLKPLSFSSPQSRRAGAI
- the mfd gene encoding transcription-repair coupling factor, translated to MTVASTIAGLNRAIAALAGGKSVTLTSVPDGFDAFVAADLARALSATAGDTAAVLVHVARDGQRSRAFMEALAFAAPQVEVLEFPAWDCQPYDRVSPNAATAARRMTVLSRLTRTRSSAEQPRIICTTINALLQRVPPLRWLATQSFSAAPGNAVPMDSLVNWLEINGFMRSSTVRDTGEYAVRGGILDMWPPGQPLPVRLDFFGDTLESIRAFDAESQRTTGQLRALDLVPMSEVQLTSDTMRAFRQAYVAAFGAATRGDTLYEAVSEGRRHPGIEHWMPLFYGETSTLFDYVPDAPLMLDALIEDAAGERLGEIKDYYDARKAQHDLNPQESIYKPLRPDALYMTPDEWRTRLSKSAVAHVSPFASPEGGAGNNIDCAGHTGRNFAPERTNEAINVFEVAVAHIRELQGQGRRVIVAAWSDGSRERLSGVLAEHGLKATDVVGNLVQALALPRERVALAVIGLEAGFEAGDIAVVGEQDVLGDRLVRNRRRTKRAQDFLTEVAALTPGDLVVHVDHGIARFHGLKVIEAVGVPHDCLELHYAGGDKLFLPVENLELLSRYGSEGTDVQLDKLGGAGWQTRKARMKKRIREIAHELIRIAAQRMLQEAPKLAPPEGVYDEFCARFPYDETEDQQNTIDAVLEDLARGRPMDRLVCGDVGFGKTEVALRAAFTAAINGKQVAVVVPTTLLARQHYRNFSQRFAGLPVKVAQLSRMVSTADQRVAKQGLADGTVEIVVGTHAVLGKTVSFSDLGLVIVDEEQHFGVNHKERLKTMRAEVHVLTLSATPIPRTLQLALTGVRELSIIASPPVDRLAVRTFVTPFDELIVREALLRERYRGGQSFYVCPRIEDLDEAAAFLRQHVPEAKFVIAHGQMAATDLEERMSAFYDGKYDILVSTAIVESGLDIPTANTLIVHRADMFGLGQLYQLRGRVGRSKTRAYALFTVPARRTMTVQAERRLKVLQSLDTLGAGFQLASHDLDIRGAGNLLGDEQSGHIKEVGYELYQQMLEEAVVALKAGIEAPVEEAWSPTISMGTPVTIPEHYIADLTLRLGIYRRLTGLETEEEIETFAAEMIDRFGPLPEEVEQLMKLISIKTLCRRAHVEKVDAGPKGVIIAFRDNSFSNPQGLVRYVAEQGSEAKVRPDMRIVFMRDFDNASERLEGTRLIMRTLVAIAEKGKKAA